In Planctomycetia bacterium, the following are encoded in one genomic region:
- a CDS encoding response regulator transcription factor, translating into MSSERPTVLVVDDEQAIRRFLITTLEGSGYDVEAVGTGQEALTAAAQRPPTLIILDLGLPGISGQQVLAELRAWSRIPVIVLSAIGREQEKVDAFNAGADDYLTKPFGVPELLARIRAMLRRTAIATADDGPQGRYQVGELTVDFTTRRVVVGARDIRLTPTEYRLLSLMAQHAGKVLTHLFLLRQVWGPEHSSEVNYLRVFMAGLRRKVEADSTQPRYLLTEQGVGYRLADA; encoded by the coding sequence ATGTCTAGTGAGCGGCCGACGGTTTTAGTAGTCGACGATGAGCAAGCGATTCGACGTTTCTTGATCACGACACTCGAAGGTTCGGGCTACGATGTGGAAGCGGTCGGCACCGGCCAAGAAGCGCTTACTGCGGCGGCTCAACGCCCGCCTACGTTGATCATTCTCGATCTCGGGCTGCCGGGAATTTCAGGTCAGCAGGTACTTGCGGAGTTGCGGGCCTGGTCGCGCATTCCAGTGATCGTGTTGTCGGCGATCGGTCGGGAGCAGGAGAAGGTCGACGCCTTCAATGCCGGGGCCGACGACTATTTGACGAAGCCGTTCGGGGTACCCGAGTTGCTGGCTCGAATTCGCGCAATGCTCCGCCGCACGGCCATCGCGACGGCCGACGATGGGCCGCAGGGGCGCTATCAAGTCGGCGAGCTGACGGTCGATTTTACGACGCGGCGCGTCGTGGTCGGCGCGCGCGACATACGTTTGACGCCGACGGAATATCGGCTGTTGTCTCTCATGGCGCAACACGCCGGCAAAGTGCTGACGCATTTGTTTCTCTTGCGGCAAGTCTGGGGGCCCGAGCATTCGTCGGAGGTGAACTATCTCCGGGTGTTCATGGCCGGCCTGCGGCGAAAGGTCGAAGCCGATTCGACGCAGCCCCGCTACCTGCTCACGGAGCAGGGGGTCGGATACCGGCTGGCGGACGCGTAA
- a CDS encoding DUF4118 domain-containing protein, which yields MQGFSEFDSQPPHPLGQRLSQGRRNHKYAGYIYAPLVVAVCGFMARGLENFGLSLTNGLLIFLLGVVFVAVRYGAGPSILASAVTAGTLAFFFMAPLWNFAVADMQQLFTLVVLSIIGLVISGLTSQVLHQTGMAKQSAERFESLYRLSRELADLNGSEQLSRAAVKHIQNLVGGTAVVLLPDFGRGFRAIPPVPLATTFRSREWTAANVAFEAGHASGLGTHTSPNVTALFLPLIFAKKAIGVLAIQPAEERHEFTPEQQHMLTTLAGQLTGALERDRLSHQVQTAQNDAESERMRAALLSCVSHDLRTPLAVIAGASSSMLDAEVELSGQSRRELCQTIFENADRLARIVDNLLNMTRIESGAFKVGKQQHVLEEVVGSTLLRMRDVMRERRVETRIAEDLPMIPMDDILFQQVLFNLLDNAHKYVPNNAPIEISAQIEAGQLRLDVADRGSGLPPGEESRVFEKFYRAPDRRQEQFGSGLGLTVCQAIVVAHGGTISAHNREGGGALFRIKLPLQSSTSLNSDPLSSEENAVVHDLSHPLTNASGMPSEVGG from the coding sequence ATGCAAGGCTTCAGCGAATTCGATTCGCAACCTCCCCATCCGTTGGGACAGCGGTTGAGCCAAGGCCGGCGAAATCATAAATACGCCGGCTATATCTACGCTCCGCTGGTCGTGGCCGTGTGCGGCTTCATGGCGCGAGGGCTCGAGAACTTCGGCCTGTCGCTGACCAACGGCTTGCTCATCTTCCTGCTCGGCGTGGTCTTCGTCGCCGTGCGCTACGGGGCCGGCCCGAGCATTCTGGCGTCGGCCGTAACGGCCGGAACGCTCGCCTTCTTCTTCATGGCGCCGCTCTGGAATTTCGCCGTCGCCGATATGCAGCAATTGTTCACGCTGGTCGTGCTGTCGATCATCGGGCTCGTCATCAGCGGCCTCACTTCGCAAGTGTTGCATCAGACAGGCATGGCGAAGCAAAGCGCCGAGCGCTTCGAGTCGCTTTATCGATTGAGCCGAGAATTGGCCGACTTGAACGGAAGCGAACAGTTGTCGCGCGCCGCGGTGAAGCATATTCAGAACTTGGTCGGGGGAACGGCCGTGGTGCTGTTGCCCGATTTCGGGCGTGGCTTTCGCGCGATCCCGCCGGTGCCGTTGGCGACGACGTTTCGCTCGCGCGAATGGACGGCGGCGAACGTGGCGTTCGAGGCGGGCCATGCTTCCGGCCTGGGGACGCATACGAGCCCGAACGTGACCGCGTTGTTCCTGCCGCTGATCTTCGCGAAGAAGGCGATCGGCGTGCTCGCGATCCAACCTGCGGAAGAACGTCATGAGTTCACGCCCGAACAGCAGCACATGCTCACCACCCTTGCCGGACAATTAACCGGTGCGCTGGAGCGCGATCGCCTTTCGCATCAGGTGCAGACGGCGCAAAACGATGCCGAGAGCGAACGGATGCGAGCGGCCCTCTTGAGCTGCGTGTCGCACGATCTGCGAACGCCGTTGGCCGTAATCGCCGGGGCGAGCAGCAGCATGCTCGATGCCGAAGTGGAGCTCTCCGGGCAATCGCGGCGGGAGCTTTGTCAGACGATCTTCGAAAATGCCGATCGGTTGGCGCGCATCGTCGACAACTTGCTGAACATGACCCGCATCGAGTCGGGCGCGTTTAAGGTCGGCAAGCAGCAGCACGTTCTGGAAGAGGTCGTCGGGTCGACGTTGCTGCGCATGCGAGACGTGATGCGCGAGCGACGCGTCGAGACGCGGATCGCCGAAGATCTGCCGATGATACCGATGGACGACATCTTGTTTCAACAGGTGCTCTTCAATCTGCTCGACAACGCCCACAAGTATGTGCCTAACAATGCTCCGATCGAGATCTCGGCGCAGATCGAAGCCGGGCAATTGCGGCTCGACGTCGCGGATCGGGGCTCGGGCTTGCCCCCGGGCGAAGAGTCGCGCGTGTTCGAGAAGTTCTATCGAGCGCCGGATCGACGACAGGAACAATTCGGCAGCGGTCTCGGCCTGACGGTCTGCCAAGCGATCGTCGTCGCGCATGGCGGCACGATCTCGGCGCATAACAGAGAAGGGGGCGGAGCGTTGTTTCGTATCAAGCTACCGTTGCAAAGCTCGACGAGTCTAAATTCGGATCCGTTGTCGTCGGAGGAAAACGCCGTGGTGCATGATTTGAGTCACCCGCTTACGAATGCTTCGGGAATGCCGTCGGAGGTTGGTGGATGA
- a CDS encoding HEAT repeat domain-containing protein has protein sequence MFFRTSFVAFATRSSLRPLLLGLVLGNAVELRAADTKGIPAEQRAAKVRADLKNPDVEVRRAAIKTLTHSDISRVLLPEIHAALDDSDGEVRSWAATVSGPEGEAALPLVPQLIVQLSDDAAKIARETAARALGRIGRAVPTERRAVPALEKASQKDTDSVTRVVALGALAMMDPDNAARVTAIDVYLTHDDPLTRMKAAHALGQLGDRAKASAPAIAKALEQATETHQRGYLARALGQAGDPAWLPTLYAELAKETSPEASGEMRGAIQRLGGKVPPATKK, from the coding sequence ATGTTTTTCCGCACATCTTTCGTTGCATTCGCGACTCGTTCCTCGCTCCGTCCGCTGCTGCTCGGCCTGGTGCTGGGGAATGCCGTCGAGCTGCGTGCCGCAGACACGAAGGGAATTCCTGCCGAACAGCGGGCGGCTAAGGTTCGTGCCGATCTTAAAAACCCTGACGTCGAAGTGCGCCGCGCGGCGATCAAGACGTTGACGCATTCGGACATCTCGCGGGTGCTGCTACCGGAAATCCACGCCGCGCTGGACGACTCGGACGGCGAAGTACGCTCGTGGGCCGCGACGGTCTCCGGTCCGGAAGGGGAAGCCGCGCTGCCGTTGGTGCCGCAGTTGATCGTGCAGTTGTCCGACGACGCGGCGAAAATCGCGCGCGAAACGGCGGCCCGTGCGCTGGGGCGCATCGGCCGGGCCGTGCCGACGGAGCGGCGTGCAGTTCCGGCGTTGGAGAAAGCGTCGCAAAAGGATACCGACTCCGTGACGCGCGTCGTCGCCTTAGGGGCGCTGGCGATGATGGATCCCGATAATGCGGCGCGCGTGACGGCGATCGACGTTTACCTTACGCACGACGATCCGCTTACTCGGATGAAGGCGGCGCATGCCCTCGGCCAACTCGGCGACCGGGCGAAAGCTTCGGCTCCGGCCATTGCGAAGGCCCTCGAGCAAGCGACCGAGACCCATCAACGGGGTTACTTAGCGCGGGCCCTCGGTCAAGCCGGCGACCCGGCATGGCTGCCGACTCTCTACGCGGAGTTGGCGAAGGAGACGAGCCCCGAGGCATCGGGAGAGATGCGCGGAGCCATTCAGCGGCTCGGCGGCAAAGTGCCTCCGGCTACGAAGAAATAA